In Mytilus edulis chromosome 4, xbMytEdul2.2, whole genome shotgun sequence, the following proteins share a genomic window:
- the LOC139518704 gene encoding myosin heavy chain, clone 203-like has protein sequence MDPTQKTALTKCNLYIKKNLTNIDRILDILLKEGCLLWDERIQFSGGEKSSDDKCQTLLEILVRRGGICYKTFIDSLKSTGNEHIAKEIEDALSVRKGDDKLMSESDTDDEKDKTITDLRVRIDELTSELEDKNVKLKLLRDQQRRALDDLRKQREKNTEKDSQIKILERKNHDLEKEINKLKTTIENIQKQLRRVEEEKKKTANEQLRAIQNLERKQDATQKTCDKLCENFTAFARDFSKNFPMQAEVKVPNQKAQAIKEAQDEVQKPSPPKKFNSRQRRRGLSTCNFSDAADWRNARTPR, from the exons ATGGACCCAACTCAAAAGACAGCGCTGACGAAATGCAAtctttatataaagaaaaatttgACCAATATAGATCGTATTCTTGATATTCTATTAAAAGAGGGATGTTTGCTGTGGGACGAAAGAATACAGTTCAGTGGTGGCGAAAAATCTTCAGATGACAAATGCCAGACTCTTCTGGAAATATTGGTCAGACGAGGCGGGATATGCTATAAAACATTCATAGATTCACTGAAGTCAACTGGAAATGAACATATCGCGAAAGAAATTGAAGATGCTCTTTCCGTTCGTAAAG GTGATGACAAGCTGATGTCTGAATCAGATACTGATGACGAAAAGGACAAAACAATAACGGATCTTAGAGTACGAATTGATGAGCTAACATCGGAACTCGAGGATAAAAACGTCAAGCTAAAGTTGCTCAGAGACCAGCAGCGCAGAGCCTTAGATGATCTTAGGAAACAGAGAGagaaaaatactgaaaaagaTTCGCAAATAAAAATTTTAGAAAGGAAAAATCATGACttagaaaaagaaataaataaattgaaaaccaCTATTGAAAATATCCAGAAACAACTCAGGCGGGTCGaggaagaaaagaaaaagactGCAAATGAACAGTTAAGGGCTATTCAAAATCTTGAAAGAAAGCAGGATGCCACTCAAAAAACATGCGATAAGTTATGTGAAAATTTCACCGCTTTTGCGAGAGATTTTTCAAAGAATTTCCCTATGCAAGCTGAAGTTAAAGTTCCAAACCAAAAAGCTCAAGCCATAAAAGAAGCACAAGACGAAGTTCAAAAACCGTCCCCACCAAAGAAGTTTAATAGCCGGCAGAGACGACGGGGATTATCTACCTGTAATTTTAGTGATGCTGCTGACTGGAGAAACGCAAGAACACCTCGATAA